AAAAAAACATTCTCGTTCCTTAAAAATTAGAATGGTCACCTTTaaccacagttatattactcataaatacataataaccaagtaatttaatatataaaaattaaactatagtATCAACTAATAGTTGGTGATTAAAAttaccaatgttgtaattaaataatgtactttaagacgaagaaatgacaacttgtacaatatactTATACCAGTTGTTACTTGTACAGACATCGCAACATGTATATAGCATACaccataatataaaaagaaggatctatgactcaagtggggaaaaaaaaggaaaacagaaTGACGTCGATAGGcttcaatatattaatcaatctttacataaatcaataatatcatAACAATCTTGTTGTTCTAGTATTCATTGCATAAATTAACTCAATAAAATTAAGCTAACTTTATCAATTTATAGAATAATCATTGACAACGTCAATTCAAAACTCAAACAGAATAAAGTGCTAAATTAACTCATATCAATGAgttgtttgattaaaataatcaaattaataatcataCTGGATATTCTGTGTTGTTGGTATACCGATACTATAGTGGTAAGGAGGTACTGACCCATAAATAGATATTGGAACTAGAAAATGGCAGTTCCATTGCGTCATAAAAAAGATTCCACCGAAAACTTGAGTGACTTTCAAACAAAGTTTAGTTATAGTTAGTTTCATCAAAATAGAACAAATCCATCATACTCttcataatttgtatatatatatatatatttgtaaggtCGATCATACATCATGAAATATTGATTAGAGCAAACAAGTTtatgaatatgataaaaatataatacacacCAAGTATGACTTACATTAcgagcaaaatttaatttttttagccaaGAATgtatctatttctttttaacataaCCTGAAATTTTGTGTAGCGACaaagcccaaaaaaaaaaaaaaaaaaaaaaatacttaaaaagtaaaaaaattattaaagaaaatgctTTCTTGAAATTTAATAGGAAACGATCGTACTTTGTTTATTAATCGCatgtaataataatgaaaataattgataaatctTGATTTTAGTTAAGGGCCAGAACATGGGGTAAAGATTATATTCTTAGTCCTGCTTTTTCTCGACATTTAATCATGAGCGACCTTAATTCAAACTGCTGTCTAGAGAGTCTccgtacattttttaaaaaactatcacAGTCAATGACACCTCTCCTTAGCCCTTCCCCTAGGTAATAAATTGTATCATCAATGGATGCCTCTTTTGCAAAGGTCGTAAAAAGTTGATTATATAAAGGTGCTGTTCCAACAACGGCATCATCTAGATCATTATTCTGTGACTTTTCCAATTTTGAATTCGCATTTTCCAATTCTTCCAATTTCTTCTTCAAGCTCTCAATGTTTTCATCCAAAACATTGGATCTCTGCTTACTCTCTGCTATCGCTCCATCAATCTGCACCTTTCCTGCGTTTAAATCATCTCTCATTTTCCTTAGACTCTGTAATTCGCACCccttaatttcaaattcttcCCTAAGTGCCTTCCGAAGTTTATCTTGTACCGCAGTGAGCAATGAAGTTTTAAGATGCTGAGAAGTAACTGAACTAGAGATGCTAGGGAATCTGGTAGGTTCGAGATAGGGTGTAGTAACACTCTTGGTATACACAGGGGATTGTTCGCTGAATACAgcaatacatatttgaataagaGACAGAAGGTCGGATCTGTTTTTATTCCATTCGTGGAGGTACGGAAGGTAAATTTTTCCGCTACTATCAACATTCCTGGATACTgaaatgaggaaaaataaaGGAGTATTAATATTACATGTGATTTACTATTAGTCTGGCGGATATTTGTGGACAAATTAGGGCTTTTGATCTCAATACAGGATACATATCCTATATCTACGCCTATGCTCATGGAACTCACTCTTGATGCTCATGTTGGCAGTGGGAGAGACATAGCAGATTGGGGCGTTGACAGGGTGAGTGTCCAACAACCAAAATGACACGGGGATGTTGTACGAGCCACCTCGATAGTTCACAGGGATCGTTCCTCCTAAAACTAAGAGTTTCTTCCGAACTCCGTCGTTGAATGAAAAGTAATCCGTTCGTGCATTGAGGGATCGATAATTATTGAGGGCACCCATGATGTCAGATTTGGTTTGACGTGGATTCCTGTAGCTCACGGAGCTTATGAGGTTCTGAATGATCACGGATGACATGATGAGTCAACACTTCAACACTAAGAAGAGTAAGTAAGACGTCCACCCCTACGtcgttaaataataattcttgaCGTTAACATTAAATAGAAATTCagtcctttttttccttctccttttaattatattcctcTAGCTTTAGCTGCTAGAGAAGAGCTTTAACTTTTAAGTAACTGAGTTATACATGTAGACGGAGTACGAGCAGCCCGAAGCTGTGCGCTGCGTTTCTTACATTCTGACGTCATACTAGCTAGACTTTAATCATTCACAGCCCATAGAGAGCTAGCTAGATAGAGATCACCAAAGAGACTATAAGGGAAAGAGACGTCAAGTCTATCAACCAAGagtgttttttcttatctctaattgtgattcgtctaaaattcaGTAGATGCGCTTTTTCATCTCTTGCGCAATTCATTGTTATACCACGTCTTTTGAACAAGATTCATCTCatgtaatttaatacaatacaagtcaacgtttcggacggggttatgtatttttctttagaataaaccagaaacataaactattaattaaaaccatagttcaTACTATCCGaatcataattatgctctacaaaattgtaaaagttattttaaaacaaaaatatataacactaATCATCAAAGAAGGGTAtttatattccttattttttttatcaaggttaCGTGAATCATGAACATAATTCATACACatagtttttctttactttttatttcaaacatctTGTCTCTTCTGATCTTTTTAGTATCTTTAGAGACCACCAGAGAACTCggaattaaattaatatggGAGAAACATGATTATTTCGTGTTTGACTGGAGTGCAATATAATTTtctcatattaataaagtaaatgcagaaaattgaaactttaacaggtcatatcttatttttaatcatatttaaatttatttttatataaagtctAACCATTAAACAATTACCATCTCAATgacataaaatatcataatatgtattaatttaaaccattttttataataaaacccATATATTACGTACAATATTACACAATATCTAGGGGGTTAAGGGCCAAatttttataactcaaaaatgacaaatatacgtgttattaattatttatataattttaaaacttcaaaacaaagaaattcaGACTGCTGAAATCAATTTCTCAtatccattttattaaaaaaaaatttggaaaacacCATCATTCATAATGAAAGGATAGAGTTTCCAAACTGAAGtatgtaaaatgaatatttgagtTACGAGAATTTGCCTCTCACACCACGAAGTATTCAAGTCAATTTAGGCAAACGAGCAAGAACAAATCAATTTGTTGTCTGAGaaacatagttttaaaaatcgTCAATCGGTATAATAACTACCTATTCCATactttttcaatgaaattgcaTCAACAGTCTTCAATATGTTTGGTAACATTTTTGTTCCTGAACCAAAACTCTAACTTGATACAAATCTTTAAAGGatagctaattttttttctgaaaagttttatcaaattgTGAACTAATTTCATTTGAtcttattgaatataatataagtcATTATAAAAGtgagttaaattataaaaacaaaacatattatatggTCTGTATTACTCAAATAAGTGTTTAATGGCTAgactttctattaaaaaaaaattatttcttgacGTGAGTAAGATATGAACTGTTAAAGTTTCAATTAactggatttattttataaattaatgtgattgttttttttttttgcactttagTCAAAATAAGTAAACGTACACAAAATAAGATATCGTTTCATATTCATTTTAGTGTTCTCTGGCTAGAATGCTAGAATATACACACACAAAGACGTAAAGAGTGAATGAAAAGTCGTAATAAATACgatcaaacaataaaaatttattaattattttttatgtatgtaggtatatgttaAGGAATAATGTATCTTCGATcaaacaaataaagaatttatttcatCTTTCATAGACCTCTAATAACTTACTTAAAAGTTTCGtctaaatcaataaaatatttaatacatttaaaatcctCTGATGCCTACATTGATGAATATAgctcattttaaatattatatagtttatgAGCAGACTCAAGTACCGAATGTAactgaaatgaaggaaataataatagatgCTAAGAGTATTTATATGTACTAAGTGTTTTTGTAGTTTACAggtaaaaccatttttgatttattagcaTGGTTTTTTGTTGTGTTGTATTTCCTAGTATAATATGTACCTTGGACTCACAAAGATATAATATGCATACTTAGTCTATCTAATTGATTATAGTACAAAAAAGTTTAGTAACAAATTGTCTAATGACTGTGTCCCTCGTTATTTAATTACCCTTGAATATTACATGTATTAATTACCTATGAAGAGTACGTACAATCTAGATAAGCTAGTTGGTTCGAATTGTAGACTTTGTCCGGTCCGAGTTATTAAGTGAGAAGAAAGAAAGTGTTTGGTCCAGAACATAACTATCAAATAGCGGCTTCAGCAGAGAGCGGAAAACTTTTGTTATTGCTCCTTTGGTTTTTATTCTTCTGATATTCATActtaaagttatatattgttGATCAGTACAAAGAACCCTTAGAAAGATGTCGGAGAAACGGGATCATGGTAACGGGAGTGATGAAAATGGAAGTGCCAAGGAAGGGAAAGATGGTAAGAAAGCTAACTGAGtcttaagtttttttgtatcattcctatttaaattcaatcctTTCTTTTAAATACCAGGATTTTGGAGAAGCGGGAATTCTTTTGTTCACCGGTGCGACGGACTTCGAATTTGTGGGTCGTAAAGCTGCTAATTTGAGCAAGTCGGAAGATACCGTTTGGGAGCCCATGAGATTGGCGGCTCTTGCCCATATTCCTGTGCGCTTTGTAAGTTCCAGTCCTTGTTCTGCGCACATGTTTGCTATCACTGATGAGGGCAAAGTTTACGGTTGGGGAAGAAATGAAAAAGGGCAACTTGGAATTGGGGACAAAAAGGACCGCCGATGTCCCACTCATCTTACAGGATTGGATGAGTTTAACATCGTTATGGTAGCTACTGGGAAGAATCATTCACTCTTTCTCACGGGTGAGGGATTTACAGTCTTCATTCATaagatatttcaaattgttatatcTAATTTAGactatttcttataaatgtttcgacttgtctttcaaaaaatgtagcAAGATCCCAAtactatatgtatttaatttttggatttagtAGTGCCAAATTTAAGAAGTGTATTTTCTGCCATCTCGTTCTCAATTGACGTATATGTCTTATCATTAACCAACTAACTTTTAGTAGTGATGAATCATAACTCTCAAAAGAGTCAAAAATTTGGCGTTCAATACACCAGTGTGTGCATtcttacttttttcttataatgacaataacttttatatttgaagatgATGGAAAAATATATGCTTGTGGTGAAAATAAGAGTGGACAATGTGGAACTTCTGGAGCGCAACAAATTACTGAACCAAAGATGgtaattatctaataaataattcatattttagatcgactactatttaatcaaattagatTGTTTATGACGGACCTCCAGCTAAAAAAGTGGCATCCGGTGCAGACTTTAGCGTATTATTGGATGTGAATGGAAATCTTTGGACATGGGGACATCCAGAGCATGGTCAATTGGGTAATAATACGGATGGTAGCTACTTAGAAACTGCCGGAAAAGTATCCTTTAACTATATTAGTGCTCCAACCAAAATTACTACATACATCGAAAAGGACCCCAAATCTAAAAAGATATCTCCCGTTATTGGAGTTCATATTAAGGATGTTTCCTGTGGAAACAATCACTCggtaattcatatataattttttgaacttaGTTACATATACAATGTATCTCTTTTCCTAGATCAAATGTAATGcatttgaaaagtatattttccaaattttgataCCTTATTTTGATGAGATATCACGCTTATAAAAGTGTATGTTTCGAATGAAATATTAGGTATAATTCGTTTAGTACGCCAGGTTTTAGCCACTAAAAcatagaattaatttatatttatattctgttACTTTAATATAGGTAGCTATTGATGAAAGAAATAGAGCATTTTCTTGGGGTTTTGGTGGGTATGGTCGCCTAGGTCACTCTGAAACCGGTAATGAACTGGCTCCAagactaattaaatttttggatggCCCAAGAAGAGGAGTGAGCAATGTAACGTGTGGAGGACAATTTAATCTTGCATCCTCTGAAATTGCTGGAACCACTTATATGTGGGGTCAGTATCATACCTCTAAGGAAGCTAATATGTACCCCAAGAATATACCTGATTTATCTGGTTGGAATGTGAGATCAATTGCTTGCAATGGTAAGGGTTGGATGATAGCTGCTGATAACTCAGTTATTGGCGTTGGACCTTCTCCATGTTTTGGAGAAATGGTAAGGGTTTTTTGTTAACTCAAGGCGAGTTTTTCTTATGCATGTTCTTTTTATATAGGGATTGGGAGAAAGGAAGAAGTCATCGGCTTTTCCTGTAGAAATAAAGACTCTTGATAGcctttatgtaattaaaactgGAATGGGAATATCGCACAGCTTGTTTATTGTAAGAAATAACTCGGAAGACAGCAAGAAGGCCATAGAGGAATTTGATATATTAGATCAGTCTGACATGGATAATTGAATTCcaattaataaatcatcatgatgacttaatatatatatttatattactattagtGAATtcgggctatttttttttacatgtgatTGATCTCATTTCAGAAATTTGCAACTACTTTTTAACTAACAAATGATCTAATTTTGAATTGGTTtggtattttttaagaaaattacgTATGGTTTTAATCTCGGATGCCTTACACTTATAGTACAAAACTTTTATAACAAATGGAAATGTAAAGAACATATATTAAGTGATTATTAAATCTAAAATACGGTTCATGTCAACTccttatgtatataaaaaaaataaagtttatcttgatatttttttattaaaacagtaTGACTCAAAGACTACACAAAAAATGAACCTTAATTAATTGTGAATCTATAATACatactatttttgatatttaaacaaaaaaaagtcatatgtatatattagttcTGGTACTTCCTATCTTGTTAATTTGCTTACTTAAAGCATATCTTTAGAACTGTATGCGTTCCGGAATGTCAAACCTCTCCTACCATAGGTAGTGTTgcgtcaatccttatttatgactgaaaactaataaatgacgtcactgttctttttgttttttttatgagtactaGTATTGACCGTCATATGGACCGACGGTCCAGTGAGTGGCGTCactagctctttttttttttttttaggggggcgTCTTAAACctctcaaatttttattatttatatgtaaattaaactaatttataaaagtaattatataacagtATTTATAGTTTTGGGGCTAAACCTCCCTccccaaatgaagaaaattagcAACACCCCTGGAATAGGTCCTAAagctgaactggaccgaataaataaagactgtcACAACACTAATCAAAGGTATTCACTATTTAATCTCAAATAAGTTGAGATAATTGGATTCAAATCCAATCAGTGTATGTTTTCCAATGTTGATCagttaaattgtatattatatgtgGCAGCGAAGTCTGGCACACGTGCCTGTATATGTAGTCAAGTACTACCAGAGAGAAGTACTTGAAACGGAATTTTGTTAGCTGTTGACAAAAGtcttcaaattcaatttattaattattttttcttccttgatttgttttgtattattatatgattcattcatttttttattaagtcgTTTGTTCATTCGGATTTTGGTTTGACTATTTCAgtgatcttaaaaaaataatcgaaatgGAGAACAATTGCGTGGCCGTTGGTTGCAGGAGTGgatataacaagaaaaaattaaagaaaatgatagTAGTATAATCAAGGAGTCAATTTCATAACATAAATTTCTAAAAGATCCTATCCTTGGTAAagtggataaataatatttctagaaaaaaatagaccCCATCACCACATTTAGATCTCTGTAGTAAGGATTTTGATTTTCAAGCCTATGAGTAGcaatatttgaatcaaaatgaattgagctcaaagaataataaattatcaaataagcTCAAGCAAGGcttaattatttcaaagtttCCTAATTGACAggtttataacaaaattttaatacattgagATCAGAAAAAGCAAATTCTTCAGCTAGACATCGCAGAGAAATAGAGTAATTGAATACTcagataattgatttttttcaggaagacaatatttaaattctcgaagatctttaaaaaataatcttcattaTGCGACTCAACTTAGCCAAGTATGCATCGTTTAAGGAAGAAGGCAGACTCTATCTTATCAGAATTTCTGTATTCTTTTAGCCTTGAGATTAATGGCAATTTGTAGCatggtaaaatatattaataatgttttgaatttttaaatgttctatTAGTTTTCATATAacaatagctttg
The genomic region above belongs to Lepeophtheirus salmonis chromosome 8, UVic_Lsal_1.4, whole genome shotgun sequence and contains:
- the TSG101 gene encoding tumor susceptibility gene 101 protein; the encoded protein is MSSVIIQNLISSVSYRNPRQTKSDIMGALNNYRSLNARTDYFSFNDGVRKKLLVLGGTIPVNYRGGSYNIPVSFWLLDTHPVNAPICYVSPTANMSIKISRNVDSSGKIYLPYLHEWNKNRSDLLSLIQICIAVFSEQSPVYTKSVTTPYLEPTRFPSISSSVTSQHLKTSLLTAVQDKLRKALREEFEIKGCELQSLRKMRDDLNAGKVQIDGAIAESKQRSNVLDENIESLKKKLEELENANSKLEKSQNNDLDDAVVGTAPLYNQLFTTFAKEASIDDTIYYLGEGLRRGVIDCDSFLKNVRRLSRQQFELRSLMIKCREKAGLRI
- the LOC121122685 gene encoding protein RCC2 homolog — encoded protein: MVTGVMKMEVPRKGKMDFGEAGILLFTGATDFEFVGRKAANLSKSEDTVWEPMRLAALAHIPVRFVSSSPCSAHMFAITDEGKVYGWGRNEKGQLGIGDKKDRRCPTHLTGLDEFNIVMVATGKNHSLFLTDDGKIYACGENKSGQCGTSGAQQITEPKMIVYDGPPAKKVASGADFSVLLDVNGNLWTWGHPEHGQLGNNTDGSYLETAGKVSFNYISAPTKITTYIEKDPKSKKISPVIGVHIKDVSCGNNHSVAIDERNRAFSWGFGGYGRLGHSETGNELAPRLIKFLDGPRRGVSNVTCGGQFNLASSEIAGTTYMWGQYHTSKEANMYPKNIPDLSGWNVRSIACNGKGWMIAADNSVIGVGPSPCFGEMGLGERKKSSAFPVEIKTLDSLYVIKTGMGISHSLFIVRNNSEDSKKAIEEFDILDQSDMDN